Part of the Lytechinus variegatus isolate NC3 chromosome 16, Lvar_3.0, whole genome shotgun sequence genome, AGccagatttttaagaaatagcaTCTATTTTTTAAGCCATCattattttgggggggcaaaactgcaccactgataaaccttgaaatttttccaatgtaattttccccttttgaatcatgattttttatgttttattttattctcggtagaccccaaagttatttctaccaggttgatattatatgaatttggaccatttcaaagttacaacgtCCATTAGAAGCCATTTTGGAAGGTAATCTTGGATTCTCTGACACACTCACTGACTTTCTTGTAAACATGTcctgattcattatttgccttgaaagcttcttgattattttgattttgaggatttacttcATTTTTGGAGTTGATGGTACAACGACTGCCGTTGTGGACGCTATGTTAGATTTCCAGGTAACCTTGACAACGTTTTGTAACTATAACCTGTGTCAATATAGACTTTGTTtaatcctaacatgcctaagtttcatgaaataaacatctaaaccctaaaagttatgaaatttcaaaaacttaacctcggttaaaatttgatgttgacttcgccgccaccgtcggaaaagcggcgtccatgtcttgcttctgctatgcaggcgaggaaAAAATGGTGGACACGTTAACGATATCCAATGTGAATATGCCAGCATCGCcccaaattatcaaacattttgccATATTATTTAGCAAATCAGCAGCTGTGaatcatggcagccatcttggaattaaagatgGCGGACGAATCAATGGGACACATTATGTTTGCAACCCTGGGTATAAAAAATAACGCATAGATCccaatttttaaatataatcacccataaaaatcgtttaatatgggaaactgcattaaaaatgccgccattttaatttttgccgatttgaggatgaaaacgtcggaatcaagtttggcaaacagcatttttgggttcagcacccctgaattaccttaaaacaattgataaatcagcattaacacaaaatgcctaaagcaTTTTTTCTGAGCACGTTTCctaaaatctggacctgactaaaTTTGAATGAACGACATagtattaaaataatggtaattccgtATGatcggggtgggggggggggggggttatctttgtttcacttgacaatatGGACAAacttagaatattttatataataaaatacaaagaaatagttagtggatgatgtcatcattctcctcatttgcataccgatcaggctgtacatataactgttttgtgaaataaagcgaaattttagaatgtcataactttcttgttttacgtccgatcttgatgaaattttcagtgttatactcggtggaattttatttttattcaaattaactttttgctGGAGTGGATTGTCCTTTAAGACGCAACTATACACCCAAACGCGCACCCAAACACCATCTtactcactctctctctctcgcacacacacacatgcacacacaaaCAATACTCACATACTAACGCACAACCATACATACTCCTAAGCGTTTTTGATAATGGATTGGAGAAGAATGACATAAACCCATACTCGTTCTGCAAATGAACGCTATACCGCGCCTAGTCTTTGTggttttcatgaaatcattctGTCAAAATAGTTCTGTCTATTCGCTTTTGTGAATAGATCCAATGTATTTTGCGTGTCTGAAACTTTCCATGTTAAACATTGCGAATATTACAATGGGCGATAATATTAAATTAagcaattaatgaaataattaattatTGTATTGTCACGTTTCactattttttgaaaatcggtaggattttttgcatgattgtGTCACAATTTCGTCTTCAAACTCTGATATATTTCAACACTGAGGACATAATCGTGTACATAAATTtacaaataatatcaaatttctaCGAAAGAAGGCAGGTGACTCATGCatgcatttattaaaaacatactATAAATCCTACGTTTTCCTCCTGACCTGACTTGGTGGTTGAAACTTTTAAATACTCTTTTCCTaattattttgcaaaatatatatctatttcttttctttgtgtgtgtctttttttttttacttgaaaacAACTTAGAGACGCCCGCTGCACCGCCTGTAGTATCGCCCCCAGGGGTGATGCCTACTCCATGCCCATGGAGTCAAAGCTGTCCAGATTCTTGGAGTACTTTTCAAGGCAATTGTTATCAGTACATCCGCACCTCGGTACACTTCAGTCCTGCGTTGTCGAGTTGCAGAGCTAGCGTCCAATCGAACTGCGAAGCTGACCTCGTTTCCATTCACAGTCTTATCGAGTTGGAATTCTTGAAGCAGATCTGCGAAACAACGGTATGGATGTAGCAGAACTTTCGAAATTAAGACGGACGGGAGGGAGGAAAGTTGATTCAGATTAAACCGACCTGCGCATGATCAGTCCTTATAAAAATTAGGGACTCTTTAATGAAGTCAAACCTTCTAACCTATAGCCACCCTTCCCCACTATGTGCACCCCAAACCCATAGCACCGGTCTAGGTATACTTCTTCCCTCCTAATTTTCACCAAACCTATACCCtataaatccttggaatttaggtTGTACCCATACCATTCAACTGTTCATTTTCTTATTGCACCCAAAACTACCCACCTCTATCTACTCTACTCCCTCATTAATTCACTCGACCCTCAATCCATGGCACCTGTATCTCTTAACTCGCCCACTCCATTAACCCTCTCCACTTTCTATCATCCTACAGCTGCACTCGAATTGCGACTCGCAGTGGATTGGACTCAGTCGGAGTTCCTACTCCAACCCATTTGCGTGGACGGACGAAACGCCTCTCAACTACACGGAATGGCAGAACGGAGAGCCTACCAGCATCGGTCCTGGTGGCTACTTCTCATTGTTTTGCGTCCAGATGAATATGACCTCTTTGGAATGGGTAACGACATCATGTTCTGAAGAAGTTAGTTCATATACTTGCAAGTTTTCAATGAAACAGATCAGTTAGTGTGTTGTCGGGCCTCCCACAGATTAAACCATCTATTGAGAGTTTTGAGGGAAGGAAATGGTTATCATTCGAGGAAGAAGTTCAAACTCCgacaaaaattataatcttcttagtgttttttttattcttacgTATTATGTGTGTTCGTTTAGATATTGTTAATAATAAAAGTGTAATAATCGAATACCACGCACTTATTTGTAATAATATCATCGAGAGCCAGGTCAAGTAAAGACTTTCTCCTCTTTCAAAATCATGTATCAAATGTAATGATCATTTCCGATAAGGCATTGTATCTacatttctctttgtattctAAGTGTCAGTATCGGAATGCGTTTTGCATTGATTATATTTCATGAACATTGGTTATCGATGAAGGCAGATATTTAATCTAAATAAAAAAGCAACAGTTCAATTTTCCTCTTCGAATCAATGGATGCCTTAATTAACCTTATTTCTGTTTATCTTGCTTGAGTGAGAATCCTGATATTGTctcataaaagaaaagaaaacaaaaatagacgagaaaataaaaacgcTTACACTTACAATTCGCGAATCTTTGATACAGCTTATAGTATggaaagtttcaatggaggggggggggggagggggaggggtatcCAAATTAATATCAAGTTACTCAATTGAGATTGATATCAACTGTGTAGCCTAcataaagtgattggttaacattggtttcacttttgaaaaatctgagctaggtcacacttgtcacctgtgtctgtgatacgttacaaaaatgaagcccagaaaaaattgcgttcgaaaataattatttagtgcttcaaaaattgaaatataaagtgaccggaaacaccatcttaatttcatcccatacacttatgtgtactatttaggcgtcaataagacgcctatttacaaaatcggggttcgccttgtagttttagcttttcattctcaataatggttgcttTCAGGGCTTATtaacatgcacttgtacacatttttcatcttggtttgataattttttaaatcggctgctcacaaagttaaacaatacctttaagaaataaaatttgaGAGATCGATCTCAAGACTAGTATGGTCTATCGCAACTCTTTGCGAGACGGGGTCTCGAGtgataaatacatacatgtatatttaaataataatacaagCTCACATGGTTGACTGTCGGTTCATTAGATTTATTGAGTTTCACGCAACCTACGTTAGCTCCGGCGAGAGGTGCAATCATACAGGcaacatgtatataaatatatttatttgtaaatttcCTACTATGTGCTACGATACCACATTTCATAATACATTTCATAAATTATGtatgaatttttcattttcaatattactCTTTTGATTTCTACTGAGAATATTATTCGTAAGGTAAAAATAGCTGTGGCTGCgatatgataaaacaaattgggccgaatgaaaaaaaagaagatttggAATACCATGGTATAATTAAAGCAGTATTCCTTATCCTATTTGACCACTGATGTGCAGCTTTGAGCTGCAGTTGATGGGAAGGTTTTAGGATTTAAGGGAAAGGAAGTAGGGGATTATACCGCTGTATAGGGAAGCATGATTCAATTATCCAATCAAGCAGCAATTACGAACGTAAAATCGAATGATCTTAAATTAATTCAACAATAATGGAAATTGTTCATTTGATCATTGATGACTTCACCAAGATACTGTGTAAATATGCTGTTTTACGGTTCATATTTGGGTCGACTTTGTCTACCTCTCCCATTTTATCTT contains:
- the LOC121430358 gene encoding neurocan core protein-like — protein: MMETTFTTHQFVIILHYYLVFKVTAYDNLVTNNAICNFPSCNTIELKSGISIRLQPKIVTGMTNEEARWPEVKRANNYVCKLPACLSAPCLNGASCVETFQGFICKCSPGIYSEHCACLSNPCLNGGTCTETLQAYTCECTAAYEGQHCETPAAPPVVSPPGVMPTPCPWSQSCPDSWSTFQGNCYQYIRTSVHFSPALSSCRASVQSNCEADLVSIHSLIELEFLKQICETTLHSNCDSQWIGLSRSSYSNPFAWTDETPLNYTEWQNGEPTSIGPGGYFSLFCVQMNMTSLEWVTTSCSEEVSSYTCKFSMKQIS